The Sporomusa termitida genome has a window encoding:
- a CDS encoding trimethylamine methyltransferase family protein gives MKFEQMDEDLRQIHEASMEILATTGMKFHHPEIIELLQHKGVKVCGQTAFFTRGQIAEWVSKAPSTFTLYARNPVYDIVVGGDNVECCPGSGSPAISESDGSKRPATLTDYINFVKLYHQSPHHKLNGGFVVSPESLSGKDSISVMLYAALLYSDKGIVAGTGSAAEVQALIDILGIVFGREELLQKPRAITITNTNTPLQFDKNMLETMMVFIKHGQPVIIAAASMAGTTAPVTLAGTIALTNAEVLAGIAVAQMLRAGTPVVYGSQSTTADMKTGSIATGSPEGALCYEYAARLSKAYGLPCRGGGSLTDATSLSVQSGYESMLTHLATHRAGTNLIFQSAGIMDGYLTMSYEKFIVDLEIIGMVKRYLGGVKVNSGTLAVDVIHKVGIAGEFLTNEHTMQHCRKEPFIPDVSLRGNVIGDPSAKLLARIRNKRDRMLESYQQPELSQEVKQRLVDYLVGIGFDKKYIEALDDM, from the coding sequence ATGAAATTTGAGCAAATGGATGAAGATTTGAGGCAGATTCACGAAGCCTCTATGGAAATACTGGCAACAACCGGCATGAAATTTCATCACCCGGAGATTATTGAGCTTTTACAGCATAAAGGCGTAAAGGTTTGTGGGCAAACTGCTTTTTTTACCAGGGGGCAAATTGCCGAATGGGTGAGTAAGGCACCGTCTACGTTTACTCTGTATGCCCGTAATCCGGTCTACGATATCGTTGTCGGCGGGGACAACGTTGAATGTTGTCCGGGGTCGGGGTCACCGGCTATTTCTGAAAGTGATGGCAGCAAGCGTCCGGCCACGCTGACCGATTATATCAACTTTGTTAAGCTATACCACCAAAGCCCTCACCATAAATTAAATGGCGGCTTTGTTGTCAGTCCGGAATCGTTGAGTGGCAAAGATAGCATTAGTGTCATGCTGTATGCGGCATTACTCTACTCCGACAAAGGCATTGTGGCCGGTACGGGTAGTGCGGCAGAAGTTCAGGCGTTAATCGATATACTTGGTATTGTTTTTGGCCGGGAAGAACTGCTGCAAAAGCCCAGAGCGATAACGATTACGAATACAAATACTCCTCTGCAGTTTGATAAAAATATGTTGGAAACGATGATGGTGTTTATTAAACACGGGCAGCCGGTTATTATTGCGGCCGCTTCGATGGCCGGAACTACGGCACCGGTTACGTTGGCAGGCACGATTGCGTTGACAAATGCCGAAGTGCTGGCTGGTATTGCCGTTGCCCAAATGTTACGGGCAGGGACGCCAGTTGTTTACGGGTCGCAGAGTACGACCGCCGATATGAAGACCGGTAGTATTGCCACTGGTTCGCCTGAGGGGGCTTTGTGCTACGAATATGCGGCGCGTCTGTCCAAGGCTTATGGACTGCCCTGCCGCGGCGGCGGCTCGCTCACAGACGCAACATCACTATCTGTACAGTCGGGCTATGAAAGCATGTTGACCCATTTAGCCACCCATCGCGCAGGAACTAACCTCATTTTTCAGAGTGCCGGCATTATGGACGGATATTTGACGATGTCGTATGAAAAATTTATTGTCGACCTGGAGATTATCGGTATGGTCAAGCGATATCTGGGAGGGGTCAAGGTGAACTCCGGCACACTAGCAGTTGATGTCATTCATAAGGTCGGTATTGCCGGGGAATTTCTTACGAACGAACACACCATGCAACATTGCCGGAAAGAGCCGTTTATTCCCGACGTCAGCCTTAGAGGCAATGTAATTGGTGATCCGTCAGCTAAACTGTTGGCAAGAATAAGAAATAAGCGCGATAGGATGCTGGAAAGTTATCAACAGCCTGAGCTTTCCCAAGAAGTAAAGCAACGACTGGTCGATTATCTGGTTGGCATAGGGTTCGATAAAAAATATATTGAAGCTTTAGATGACATGTAA